In one Polaribacter sp. ALD11 genomic region, the following are encoded:
- a CDS encoding anti-sigma factor has product MKKVLNLAIVFTLTTFFVSCSNNENEVTTGNLTVDFIGLEELGSDFVYEGWLIVNGSPVSTGTFTSITFPQTYTVGISDLQTATKFVLSIEPAIDSDPAPAATKILAGDFLENSASVNSDNIVVDANGAIKTLGASWGKYILATPTDDDNTNEASGIWFLDNSSSPTIAGLGLPTLTAGWKYEGWVVLGGTPVSTGTFTSAEEADNNATTSPFKGTKGNGPGYPGEDYLMGSVAEIDFPTDLKGATVVISVEPSPDNSVAPFTLKPLAHMVPADAINHTVIDMEAGPIAILSGTVTR; this is encoded by the coding sequence ATGAAAAAAGTTTTAAATTTAGCAATAGTTTTTACGTTGACTACATTTTTTGTATCATGCAGCAATAATGAGAATGAAGTAACAACAGGTAACTTAACCGTAGACTTTATCGGCTTAGAAGAATTAGGCTCAGACTTTGTCTACGAAGGTTGGTTAATTGTAAACGGTAGTCCCGTAAGTACAGGTACTTTTACAAGTATTACTTTTCCACAAACATATACTGTAGGTATTAGTGATTTACAAACAGCAACAAAATTTGTATTATCTATTGAACCAGCTATAGATTCTGATCCTGCACCAGCAGCAACAAAAATTTTAGCAGGAGACTTTTTAGAGAATTCAGCAAGTGTAAATTCAGATAATATTGTTGTAGATGCAAATGGAGCTATTAAAACTTTAGGAGCTTCTTGGGGGAAATATATTCTAGCAACACCAACAGATGATGATAATACAAATGAAGCTAGTGGAATTTGGTTTTTAGACAATTCTAGTTCACCAACCATTGCAGGTTTAGGTTTGCCAACATTAACTGCAGGATGGAAGTATGAAGGTTGGGTAGTCTTAGGAGGAACTCCAGTAAGTACTGGTACATTTACTTCTGCAGAAGAAGCAGATAATAATGCTACCACTTCACCTTTTAAGGGAACAAAAGGAAATGGTCCTGGTTACCCAGGTGAAGATTATTTAATGGGTTCTGTTGCAGAAATTGATTTTCCTACAGATTTAAAAGGAGCAACTGTTGTTATTTCTGTAGAGCCTAGTCCAGATAATAGTGTTGCACCATTTACTTTAAAACCATTAGCACATATGGTTCCTGCAGACGCAATAAATCATACTGTAATTGATATGGAAGCAGGACCAATTGCAATTTTATCTGGTACAGTAACTAGATAA